The following proteins are encoded in a genomic region of Sesamum indicum cultivar Zhongzhi No. 13 linkage group LG8, S_indicum_v1.0, whole genome shotgun sequence:
- the LOC105169917 gene encoding putative amidase C869.01 yields the protein MQAQRSLALLSLFAFSFLAWHSQIDTCNALSVREATIQDLQNAFQQNQLTSRQLVEFYLNEIKRLNPILKGVIEVNPDALYLADKADQEKKAKQPGSLSWLHGIPILLKDNISTKDKLNTTGGSLALLGSVVPRDAGVVTKLRKAGAIILGKASLSEWANFRSLTAPSGWSARGGQGKNPYVLSADPCGSSSGSAISVASNMVAVSLGTETDGSIICPSGFNGVVGIKPTVGLTGRGGVIPISPRQDTVGPICRTVSDAVTVLDAIVGFDYNDAQATRIASKYIPYGGYTQFLKLYSFCYSFSIDHQTVLIQNTTTTFLNFRQHGAILVDNLEIANINTILNSTLSGEATALLAEFKISLNSYLKELTASPVRSLAEVIAFNQKFSDVEMIKEFGQEIFLASEATNGIGTAEKKATWNLENLTRSGFEKLMIQNKLHALVTAGAGVAPVLAIGGFPGITVPAAYDSKGVPIGICFGGLRGSEPKLIEIAYGFEQATKSRKPPTFLP from the exons CACTTTCAGTAAGGGAAGCCACAATTCAGGATTTGCAGAATGCTTTCCAGCAAAACCAACTGACCTCGAGGCAACTTGTTGAGTTCTACCTCAATGAGATTAAACGGCTAAATCCCATTCTTAAAGGGGTTATTGAAGTAAACCCTGATGCACTTTATCTGGCCGACAAAGCGGACCAAGAAAAGAAGGCTAAGCAACCTGGTTCATTATCCTGGCTGCATGGTATTCCTATTCTGCTGAAAGATAACATTTCTACCAAAGATAAGCTTAACACGACGGGTGGATCATTGGCACTGTTGGGATCAGTTGTGCCTCGAGATGCAGGTGTCGTGACAAAACTGAGGAAAGCAGGGGCTATCATTCTTGGGAAGGCTAGTTTGAGTGAATGGGCTAATTTTCGCTCTTTAACTGCCCCAAGTGGCTGGAGTGCCAGAGGTGGCCAAGGAAAG AATCCTTATGTTCTGTCGGCTGATCCTTGCGGCTCGAGCAGTGGATCAGCAATATCTGTGGCTTCTAACATGGTGGCAGTATCACTGGGAACTGAGACTGATGGTTCGATAATATGCCCTTCTGGCTTCAATGGTGTGGTGGGCATAAAACCAACTGTTGGTCTCACGGGTCGAGGTGGTGTAATTCCAATTAGTCCAAGGCAGGACACTGTAGG GCCTATCTGCAGGACTGTATCAGATGCCGTTACTGTTCTTGATGCAATAGTTGGGTTTGACTATAATGATGCTCAAGCAACCCGAATTGCCTCAAAGTATATTCCCTACGGTGGTTACACCCAATTCTTGAAA CTTTACTCTTTCTGTTATAGTTTTTCCATTGATCATCAAACTGTGCTCATACAAAATACAACTACAACTTTCTTGAACTTCAGGCAGCACGGTGCGATCTTGGTAGATAATTTGGAAATAGCCAACATCAACACAATTTTGAACTCCACTTTAAGCGGCGAAGCAACAGCATTATTAgctgaattcaaaatttcattgaACTCTTACCTGAAAGAGCTAACGGCTTCCCCAGTCCGGTCCCTGGCAGAAGTCATAGCCTTTAACCAAAAATTTTCTGATGTG GAAATGATTAAAGAGTTTGGCCAAGAAATCTTTTTGGCTTCTGAAGCAACTAATGGGATTGGGACTGCAGAGAAGAAAGCAACATGGAACTTAGAAAATTTGACGAGAAGCGGATTTGAGAAACTGATGATCCAGAACAAGCTGCATGCATTGGTGACTGCTGGAGCAGGTGTTGCTCCAGTTCTTGCAATTGGAGGGTTTCCAGGAATCACTGTTCCTGCTGCATATGACAGCAAAGGTGTTCCAATAGGCATTTGTTTCGGTGGATTGAGGGGTTCCGAGCCTAAACTGATTGAAATTGCTTATGGGTTTGAGCAGGCGACAAAGAGCAGGAAGCCTCCAACGTTCCTACCATAA
- the LOC105169760 gene encoding dirigent protein 4-like: MEKAVLVAWILVLSVWTTPVHSKYYSKSRPYEPVQEKRTRLHFYVHDILSGNKPSAVQIAGPNTTKKEDGPTPFGTTFAIDDLLTEGPEITSKVIGNARGIYVSSSQGKDLTLVLYIDLGFTSGEFKGSSLSVFSRNPITENHRELAVVGGRGRFRLARGFVLVKTYSLNITNGDAVLEYTVEVVHP; this comes from the coding sequence ATGGAGAAGGCTGTGTTAGTGGCATGGATATTAGTACTTAGCGTATGGACTACACCAGTTCACTCCAAATACTACTCCAAAAGCCGACCGTATGAGCCAGTTCAGGAAAAGAGAACTCGTCTTCACTTCTACGTTCATGACATTCTAAGTGGAAACAAACCAAGTGCAGTGCAGATAGCTGGTCCAAACACCACTAAGAAAGAGGATGGGCCGACACCGTTTGGCACCACATTCGCCATTGATGATCTACTCACGGAAGGGCCTGAGATAACCTCAAAAGTCATTGGCAACGCACGAGGAATATACGTCTCATCCAGCCAGGGCAAGGACTTGACTTTGGTCTTGTATATTGATCTTGGTTTTACAAGTGGGGAGTTTAAAGGGAGTTCACTCAGTGTGTTTTCCAGGAATCCGATAACGGAGAATCACCGGGAACTGGCTGTGGTTGGAGGGAGAGGGCGGTTCAGGCTGGCCAGGGGGTTTGTTTTGGTCAAGACATATTCCTTGAACATAACTAATGGTGATGCTGTTCTTGAGTACACTGTGGAGGTTGTTCATCCTTG